From Cydia splendana chromosome 25, ilCydSple1.2, whole genome shotgun sequence:
AAAAAGGTCATCATATAAGGCATTATGACCGGCCGACAATGATAACAGCagcaatttaataatttaatgactCACTGGCGGTATAAATTGGTGTACCGTGGCCCGTATGATTCCAGCAAAAATGAACTATAAGTTATGTCCTTTAGTTGATAGAAAGTTTAGAAAGTTAATAAAGACATTAATAAGTGTAAACAACGCGTGACGGCACAATAATTGATACAGTGCTAATTTTCATAAGGAATGCAGTGAAAATTACCTTGTCCAAACATTTCAACTCCTCAGTCGGGTAAACTGTTTTCTCACACCTCGCGCAAGTTTTATTCATTTTGAATGTATTTTACACAGAAACACACACCACTCTCAAGTCAACACTAGTATTAACAGAGCAACACAAGTTTTACACGTTTCACGAAGTTTTGAATTCACTTTGTATCAAAAAACACTCACGAGCACGAAATATCGTAGCATCCCCGAGCGCGCATGACAAAAAATGATAAATGGCGGCGGTTGGTGTTGCCCACATGAGAATATAAATTCTACTATtgttgaaacaaaaaaaaaacaatttttaccATTCCAAAAATTCAGGCCTGTACAGAACTTGTAACAAGTTACatgcaaatttaaaataaaaacattgccGGCTTACTACATTCAATGAATTCAAAAGCCACAAAGTATCAAAATCGCATGAGATTTGTTGTAAGGTCTGTAGAGGCCTTTATTCAACTTTCCATCATGTcctacagccgtattcgaacaatgagatacgtcaaatactagacggtttgtttgtaggtattaagtttgtatgcactaataaaaatactagatattgaaacgatatggattggatatgtcagtgtcaaacaagtgtcaaaattgacgtttcttcaaacaaaaatgtcacttttgacgcttgtttgacactgacatatccaatccatatcgtttcaatatctagtatttgacgtatctcattgttcgaatacggccgttAGCCTTTCCCATCGTCACCTAAATTTATAATTGCGTATGATTTGCATTGAGGCATTTGGGCGATTTCTTTGGACCGACTCTCctatatttttcaaacttgcCGCCTTTTTCAAGTGTCAGAAATGGCTTGTTTAGTTACTTAGTTAAAGCCTTATACTAACTTTATAAATGAATTACAATTATGAAAGGcgatattaaaaataatgtattcaaatactgtattaaaaaaagcaAATAATATTTTACGAACATACACATTTCTCCTTCTGTAATACCGCCAAAGCTTCATTAAATAATTGCTTAGACGTTTGAATCATTTCAGTCAAATTATTGCAATCCTCTTGTTTTTCTTCTTCGATCATTTTTAATTTGTCTTCCATAATCTTTAATTTTTCATCAGCAAGTTCCAATTTATATTTCAATTCATCTTTATCAAGAAGTTCATATTCTTCATTTGTCCCGGTTTCATAAATTGTACTTTCACTAACTTTGTCTGTTGCAGATAAAGTCGTAGATGGTTTCTTGGAAACAGGAGGAGCTCCTGCTAACATTTCAGAGATTGTTTCATTCTTCAAAGAAATCTTTGATGCACGAGAGCCCTTCCTTGTATCTCTGTAACCTTTTAATTCTAATTCCATCATATTGACTTTTTTTTCTAACTTTCGTTTTTTAACCCTCAATTTTCTATTATCTGCTTCAAGTTCCTCCCATTTACGTCTCTCCTCTGTTAATCTATCGTTTAAAGTTATCACTAGTTCTGACAGCTTTTTGATTTCATTATCAGTTGCTGTTTTCATTGGTGTGAAGAATACACTTTGGAGGGAACACTCTTCGTAACGCAGTAGTTGAACAcgtagttcttcaattttggcAGCTTTCTCTGTCGATTGTTTTCTAAGAGCATCTATTTTGGCTTCGGtatttttggtaatttttttatattcttcgATTTCACCATTCATTTTGTTAAGTTTTGTAGtattttcttttaatatttCCTGGTAGTACAATTCCAGATTCTTAATTTGattctgaaaaaaatatacgTTTCAGGGTTCTTTAGATTACCGTTTGCCTATGATGTGCGATGAAAAAAGTATTTACTTAGATTAAAACTACTTTATGTTGAACGACACCAATTCTGCATAGGATTTTGATTGTAAAATGTTAAACTCACTCTCTGTTCGTTAATGAGCAAATCGTCATGATTGCTCTTTTCAATAAACGTCTGCATCTTCTGCCGAATAGCTGTGGAGTCACATTCCAAGTTTCGCACTCTGCACCGCGCTCCATCCAATTTCTTCTTCAACTCTTGATTCTCTTTTTTAAGACTCTCGAGATCTTTCATTGCTTGGTCAACATCTTTCTTTCGTTTCATCTCTATTTCTCGTATGACCTGAAAATAACATAAGGCAAAAACAATTTAAAGGTTTGAAAGCAGGAAAACTGGTCACAAATGATTTgccttaatattattaaattttgataatatggTAGCTGTCTTGgtaaaaaatattacttaaagCCAGAACGCACATTACTTTGATCCTTCTTCTGAGCTTCAGTTACGTCCTTATGTTTGCCATTCAATTTCTCTTCCAATTCATTAATCCGTTTTTGCAACAGGAGAATCTGCTGCGCTCTTCCTTTCCATCCGGCCATCTCGTTCTGCAGCTCTTTAATACTCGTGAACTTGTCACCCAACTcctaaaagttcaaaataaatattactttacCCTTCATTTTACAGTCCGAACCAAAATCCCATTGATAAAATTACCTGCTGCAGTATCTTAGTAGCGagtaatatttcatttttcaattcAAGATTTCTGTTCTTGCTTTCGTATAGTTTTTTGTTGACAACAGCGAGTTTATTATTTAAGTCCTTCAACTCATCAGGATTGATATCTACGGGTTCCTCTTTGCAAAGACAAACATGAAGTTTTTCGTTTTCTTTGCTGAGTATATCCAATTGCAGTATTTTTCTTTCTAGAGCAGAGTTTTTGGTTTTATACCTACGGAAATAGGAGTGCTGGATTAGGAACACAATTGGTGTAGAAGCAGCAGAGTATGAGAGGGACTAGTAAGAGGTACTAACCCTTCCAATTCGGCTACAAGATGACGGTTCTGTTTGCACAAGTCAGCGATTTTTGCACTGATAATTCCGGCTGATTTAGACGAGATGGCGGGCCCAGTGCCAGATATGATATCCCGGATACGCTGATTGAGATCCACGACAGTTTTATTTAGTTCTTTGATTTCGGTGTCTTTTGAAAACACTAGCTTTCGAAGCTCGTTATTCTCACATGTCATCGCCTGTATAGAATAATTCAAAAGTAAATATGCAATGTCAAGCTAGTGGAAAACCTACCTAAGCATTTCATTTTATAGTTTACAAACCTTTAGCTGTTCAATAAGGTGTGCGTTTAACTCAGGCGGATACAATACATCATCAGGATCTGGACTGTTTAACGCAGCCAACATTTTCAGTTTCATCTCATCAGTTTCATCTATTTTACTCGCCAACTCTCCTAATTTATCGCTCTTTGCGGGCGATTTGGCGCTTGCTACATGAGATGCCGAAATAAGTTTTCCTTTATTCATATTTGGGACGccaggtaattattttctatgTATCTACAATCAGTATATAACatatattttatgtatatttcGTCAATATTGAACTACTTCGACTTCAACGTGAAGGCGTCAAATATGACAtgtttctaattttgaattttcgCATTTATGTAACTTTGGATTTGAACCAAATTTGAACTCATGCTTTATGacggtatatttttttcaaaacgcATCCAATATTTGATGATTTCGCAACGCAGGACTACCAACGTACCAAAACTAACTGTCATGCAGCTGCCTGTCAGCTGCTTGCAGTCATAAAATTGATAATCGCAGTTTTTAAtcgaaattattaaatttgCTCCTTCCTGATAACTTCTATTGTGGTTTAAATGGATGGCAATTGAGTGAGGTGCATAGTATTAGAATTTATCGGTGCCTAAACATCGACGGTACGTAAAAAATAAGATAATCAATACGTCCTTGCGAAGTACTTGTGAGGTATTCAGCTAGATCTCACGTCTTATCGTTTTGTTATACAAACAAAACGTTTTAATGGGTAATTAAGTTGGTTATTTCCATGTCTAAGACTAGTGAGAAATTAGCTTATTTTACCTATTACAATATGTTAACATGTATATACATTTAGTCTACACTAAGCTAAAGTTGAACTATAATTGTTGTTGTGTTATGATATTCAAATTTGTAtcaaaga
This genomic window contains:
- the LOC134803011 gene encoding coiled-coil domain-containing protein 13, with translation MNKGKLISASHVASAKSPAKSDKLGELASKIDETDEMKLKMLAALNSPDPDDVLYPPELNAHLIEQLKAMTCENNELRKLVFSKDTEIKELNKTVVDLNQRIRDIISGTGPAISSKSAGIISAKIADLCKQNRHLVAELEGYKTKNSALERKILQLDILSKENEKLHVCLCKEEPVDINPDELKDLNNKLAVVNKKLYESKNRNLELKNEILLATKILQQELGDKFTSIKELQNEMAGWKGRAQQILLLQKRINELEEKLNGKHKDVTEAQKKDQSNVIREIEMKRKKDVDQAMKDLESLKKENQELKKKLDGARCRVRNLECDSTAIRQKMQTFIEKSNHDDLLINEQRNQIKNLELYYQEILKENTTKLNKMNGEIEEYKKITKNTEAKIDALRKQSTEKAAKIEELRVQLLRYEECSLQSVFFTPMKTATDNEIKKLSELVITLNDRLTEERRKWEELEADNRKLRVKKRKLEKKVNMMELELKGYRDTRKGSRASKISLKNETISEMLAGAPPVSKKPSTTLSATDKVSESTIYETGTNEEYELLDKDELKYKLELADEKLKIMEDKLKMIEEEKQEDCNNLTEMIQTSKQLFNEALAVLQKEKCVCS